ACTTTCAATTGTTTCCTATTGTACTTGTCTTGTTTCTGTTGGTTCTTACAGTGGGACATCTCAATTTTTGCAGCCGTACCTTCCAGAGATTTGCTGTGAGGACCAACAAGTCTCTTGAGAATCTATCGTCCAAAGGTAGTTTGCTTAGCCTCTGCAGTGATTATAGTATATACTGGTCATGATAGGGTTAATCTATGTGTTATGACCTCGTGATATTCTGGTGAATTGTTGCGGAACATTACAATAATGTTACCGATTTGTGCTTTTCAGCTAAAGAAGTGAGGGAGGAGCTATCGGAGCAATGGAGGAATTCTCGTGGCAATGATGATGTAAGTGGTTCGCATAGAGCTTTATACTGTTTCATATTCCATCAAGTGCTGTATCTGATCAAATTCTGTTTTGCAGCATTTCAGGCAGTGAAGCTGGTCATTTTATGAGGACTATGAAGTCGTTGCTAACTGTACAATCTTGCTATCGGCTTTCCTAGTGCTATGATTGCTATTTTTCTATATTGTCGCATGGAAGAAACCATTGTATAGAAACCATGTGATCTCAATTTTTGTGAACTTGATAAGTAGAAATCAGACCACTTTCATGTCGTACTTCCCTATTATCTTCCGAGTATACTTTGTAATGGAGAAATCCTGCATAAGTTAACTCTTGATGATGACGGAATGATAGACCCGCATTTAAACGTTCGTTGGTGTCCTATGTTGGTCTATGAATGTTGACAGTATTATAAGCTCGCTTGCTAACCCTTCCCTTCCCCAAGGGGATCTAAGGTTGTTTGGTTCATTGTCAAAACTAACCCTATCAAAGAATATTTGGCAATTGTAATTGAGCGTCATGGCTGACGAATTTCTTAATCAAATGGGATTATAGCTTCTTTTTCAAGTGGTTAACCTATCAAAGAATGATTGGCAATGGCAATTGATTGTCGTGGTTGCTTCTTTTTCCAACGGTTACCTATCAAATAATGGCAATGCAAATTGATCGTCATGCCTGACAAATTTCTTTTTCCGATGGGATTTTAGTTTTTTGTTTTCAGTGGGATCTGGTTCATTGCCAGTtttgagaaaaatataaaaaaacataagtcactcaaactattattcatattt
This window of the Oryza sativa Japonica Group chromosome 4, ASM3414082v1 genome carries:
- the LOC4336352 gene encoding uncharacterized protein isoform X1, whose protein sequence is MACGPGGNLFGRVLGYVLNEILVQVLANNRTFQRFAVRTNKSLENLSSKAKEVREELSEQWRNSRGNDDHFRQ
- the LOC4336352 gene encoding uncharacterized protein isoform X2, with amino-acid sequence MAGGGNLFGRVLSYVVNEFIVEGLANNRTFQRFAVRTNKSLENLSSKAKEVREELSEQWRNSRGNDDHFRQ